The following proteins are co-located in the Ailuropoda melanoleuca isolate Jingjing chromosome 13, ASM200744v2, whole genome shotgun sequence genome:
- the TLCD3A gene encoding TLC domain-containing protein 3A isoform X4, protein MRHWLARQYVWFLIPYMIYDSYAMYLCEWYRTRDQNHRHSLTTFRNFLSKNRLMIAHHAVILFVLVPVAQRLRGDLGDFFVGCIFMAELSTPFVSLGRVLIQLKQQHTLLYKVNGILTLTTFLSCRILLFPFMYWSYGQQQGLSLLQVPFSIPFYCNVANAFLIAPQIYWFSLLCKKASRLFDSPLAKKDG, encoded by the exons gcaCTGGCTTGCCCGACAGTATGTCTGGTTCTTGATTCCATACATGATCTATGACTCCTATGCCATGTACCTCTGTGAGTGGTACCGAAccagagaccagaaccacagacACTCCCTCACTACTTTTCGAAACTTCCTAAGTAAAAACCGCCTCATGATCGCACACCACGCGGTCATCCTGTTTGTCCTTGTGCCAGTTGCCCAG AGGCTCCGGGGGGACCTTGGGGACTTCTTCGTTGGCTGCATCTTCATGGCAGAACTGAGCACTCCGTTCGTGTCGCTGGGCCGAGTTCTGATTCAG CTGAAGCAGCAGCACACCCTTCTGTACAAAGTGAACGGAATCCTCACGCTGACCACCTTTCTTTCCTGTCGgatccttcttttccctttcatgtACTGGTCCTACGGCCAACAGCAGGGACTGAGCCTACTCCAAGTGCCATTCAGTATCCCTTTCTACTGCAATGTGGCCAATGCCTTCCTCATCGCTCCGCAGATCTACTGGTTCTCTCTGCTGTGCAAGAAGGCATCCCGGCTGTTTGACAGCCCCCTGGCCAAAAAGGATGGCTAA
- the GEMIN4 gene encoding gem-associated protein 4 isoform X1 produces the protein MDLGPVNICEEMTILHGGFLLAEQLFHPKALTELTKSDWERVGQPIVEALREISSATARSQPFAWKKKALIIIWAKVLQPYPVTPSDADTRWQEDVFFSVGNMIPTINHTVLFELLKSLEASGLFIQLLMALPTTICRAELERFLEHMSIDTSSKDVAFFLSVWWEMMKHKGNQQDPLLSQFRTMAHKYLSSSDEFSHPPKRFKSDPDVCPTMPLLAMLLTGLKQIQNRILCPGMKCCALANLADMLTVFALMEDDPQEVSATVYLDKLATVISVWNSDTQNPYHQQALVEKVKEAERDISLTSLAKLPSETIFIGFEFMCSLLREWGEELQAMLNSSQGTNYDSYRLCDSLTSFSQNLKLYLDSTSLSKEERQVVSELAECVGDFLRKTTRVLKNKGFEKDITASIAMAIIEQKMDRHMEMCYIFASERKWAFSEEWLACLGNNRDLFREPDLVLKLLVTVMEVTMTDRAIPESQIKQVIGLILECYADLSLPDKNKVLSGTLLSWGRKGLSEKLLAYLDGFQEDLNTTFNQLAQSASEQGLANAVASVAHLVILHPEMTVKKMCSMAVVNLGTHKFLAQILTAFPALRFMEEQGPNPSTTFVMSCLRETVWTKFSTPKEEKQFLELLGCLMNPVKPQGIPVAALLEPDEVLKEFVLPFLMLDVQEVDLSLKIFIQTLEANACLEEYWLQTCSPFPLIFSLCQLLDGFSKYWQLPKERRCLSLDGKDLVIHILEILCEIILANAETFSPDTWIKSLSWLHRKLEQLDWTVRLRMKTLFEGHFKCEVPATLFEICKLSEDEWTSQAHPGYGPGTGLLAWMECCYISSSISEQMLSLLVVDVGNPEEVRLFSKGFLVVLVQVMPWCSPQEWQYLYQLTRRLLEKQLLHVPYSLEYIQFVPLLNLKPFAQELQLSVLFLRTFQFLCSQSCHNWLPMEGWSHVVKLLCSSLTSLLDSVRLIQSVGPWAQEQDLTQETLFFYTQVFCHVLHIMAMLHQEVCEPLYVLALEILTCYETLSKANPSGSSLLQKVNEQRFLKSIAENISPEERRQTLLQKISNF, from the exons ATGGACCTAG GACCCGTGAATATCTGTGAGGAGATGACTATTCTGCATGGGGGCTTTTTGCTCGCCGAGCAGCTGTTCCACCCCAAGGCGCTGACAGAATTGACAAAGTCTGACTGGGAACGCGTTGGGCAGCCCATTGTGGAGGCCCTGAGGGAGATCTCCTCCGCCACAGCACGCTCCCAGCCCTTTGCCTGGAAGAAGAAAGCTCTGATCATCATCTGGGCCAAGGTTCTTCAGCCCTACCCTGTCACCCCGTCAGACGCTGACACTCGGTGGCAGGAAGATGTGTTCTTCTCAGTAGGCAACATGATCCCTACCATCAATCACACGGTCCTTTTTGAGCTGCTCAAGTCGCTGGAAGCTTCTGGACTCTTTATCCAGCTCCTGATGGCCCTGCCCACCACTATCTGCCGTGCAGAGCTGGAACGCTTTTTGGAGCACATGTCTATTGACACTTCTTCAAAGGATGTGGCCTTTTTCCTCAGTGTCTGGTGGGAAATGATGAAGCACAAAGGCAATCAGCAGGACCCCCTGCTCTCCCAGTTTAGAACAATGGCCCATAAGTACTTGTCCTCTTCAGATGAGTTCTCCCATCCTCCGAAGAGGTTTAAGTCAGACCCAGATGTGTGTCCCACTATGCCCCTGTTGGCCATGCTGCTCACTGGGCTGAAGCAAATCCAAAATCGAATCCTGTGCCCAGGGATGAAGTGCTGTGCATTGGCCAACTTGGCAGACATGCTGACCGTGTTTGCGCTGATGGAGGATGACCCCCAGGAAGTGTCCGCAACCGTGTATCTGGACAAACTGGCCACGGTGATCTCCGTGTGGAATTCGGACACCCAGAACCCGTACCACCAACAGGCGCTGGTGGAGAAGGTAAAGGAGGCGGAACGGGACATCAGCCTGACCTCCCTGGCCAAGCTTCCGAGCGAGACGATTTTCATCGGGTTTGAGTTCATGTGCAGCCTGCTgcgggagtggggggaggagctgcAGGCCATGCTCAACAGCAGCCAGGGGACAAATTATGACAGCTACCGGCTGTGCGACAGCCTGACCTCCTTCAGCCAGAACCTGAAGCTCTACCTGGATTCTACCAGCTTGTccaaggaggagaggcaggtaGTCTCAGAGCTGGCAGAGTGTGTTGGGGACTTCCTGAGGAAAACCACCAGGGTGCTGAAGAACAAGGGCTTTGAGAAGGACATCACTGCCTCCATTGCCATGGCCATTATTGAGCAGAAGATGGACCGACATATGGAAATGTGCTACATTTTTGCTTCTGAGAGGAAGTGGGCCTTCTCGGAGGAGTGGCTAGCCTGTCTGGGGAACAACCGGGACCTCTTCCGAGAGCCAGACTTGGTGTTAAAGCTGCTGGTAACTGTGATGGAAGTTACCATGACAGACAGAGCCATCCCTGAATCTCAGATCAAACAAGTGATCGGCTTGATTCTAGAATGTTATGCAGACCTCTCGCTGCCAGATAAAAACAAAGTCCTCTCGGGCACCCTGCTCTCCTGGGGGCGGAAGGGTCTCTCTGAGAAGTTGTTGGCTTACTTGGATGGGTTTCAGGAGGACCTCAATACAACTTTTAACCAGCTTGCACAGAGTGCCTCTGAACAGGGCTTAGCTAACGCTGTAGCCTCTGTGGCCCACCTGGTAATATTGCACCCGGAGATGACAGTGAAGAAAATGTGCAGCATGGCTGTGGTCAATCTTGGCACCCACAAGTTCCTGGCTCAGATTCTCACTGCCTTCCCTGCCCTTAGGTTCATGGAAGAGCAGGGTCCAAATCCATCCACTACTTTTGTGATGTCATGCCTCAGAGAAACCGTCTGGACAAAGTTCTCCACacccaaagaagaaaagcaatttttgGAGCTCCTGGGCTGCCTAATGAATCCTGTAAAGCCCCAGGGTATCCCGGTCGCTGCTCTTCTTGAGCCAGATGAGGTGCTGAAGGAGTTCGTCCTGCCTTTCTTGATGCTGGATGTCCAAGAGGTGGACCTCAGCTTGAAGATCTTCATCCAGACTCTGGAAGCAAATGCGTGTTTAGAGGAATACTGGCTCCAGACGTGTTCTCCGTTCCCCCTCATCTTCAGCCTGTGCCAGCTGCTGGATGGCTTCAGCAAATACTGGCAGCTCCCCAAGGAGAGACGGTGCCTCTCTTTGGATGGGAAGGATCTGGTGATCCATATCCTGGAGATCCTCTGTGAGATTATATTGGCGAATGCTGAGACCTTCTCCCCGGACACCTGGATCAAGTCCCTGTCTTGGCTCCACCGGAAGTTGGAGCAGCTCGACTGGACGGTGCGCCTGAGAATGAAGACCCTCTTTGAGGGCCACTTCAAGTGTGAGGTGCCGGCCACACTTTTTGAGATCTGTAAGCTTTCTGAGGACGAGTGGACCTCCCAGGCCCACCCTGGGTATGGCCCAGGCACAGGGCTGCTTGCCTGGATGGAGTGCTGCTACATCTCCAGCAGCATCTCCGAGCAGATGCTGTCCCTCTTGGTGGTAGATGTGGGCAACCCTGAAGAGGTGAGACTGTTCAGCAAGGGCTTTCTGGTGGTCCTGGTACAAGTCATGCCTTGGTGCAGCCCCCAAGAGTGGCAGTACCTGTACCAGTTGACCAGGAGACTGCTGGAGAAACAACTCCTGCACGTCCCTTATAGCCTGGAATATATTCAGTTTGTTCCTCTGCTCAACCTGAAGCCCTTTGCCCAGGAGCTCCAACTCTCCGTACTCTTCCTGAGAACTTTCCAGTTTCTCTGCAGTCAGAGTTGTCATAATTGGCTTCCTATGGAAGGCTGGAGCCATGTAGTCAAACTTCTGTGTAGCAGTCTGACCAGTCTCCTGGACTCGGTTAGGTTGATACAGTCAGTTGGCCCTTGGGCTCAAGAACAGGACCTGACCCAGGAGACCCTGTTTTTCTATACCCAGGTGTTCTGTCATGTTCTGCACATCATGGCCATGCTCCACCAAGAGGTGTGTGAACCGCTGTATGTTTTGGCCTTGGAAATCCTCACCTGCTACGAAACGCTGAGCAAGGCCAACCCTTCTGGTAGCTCCTTGCTCCAGAAGGTAAACGAGCAGCGCTTCTTAAAGTCCATCGCTGAGAACATAAGCCCTGAGGAACGGCGCCAAACCCTGCTGCAGAAGATCAGCAACTTCTGA
- the GEMIN4 gene encoding gem-associated protein 4 isoform X2 — translation MTILHGGFLLAEQLFHPKALTELTKSDWERVGQPIVEALREISSATARSQPFAWKKKALIIIWAKVLQPYPVTPSDADTRWQEDVFFSVGNMIPTINHTVLFELLKSLEASGLFIQLLMALPTTICRAELERFLEHMSIDTSSKDVAFFLSVWWEMMKHKGNQQDPLLSQFRTMAHKYLSSSDEFSHPPKRFKSDPDVCPTMPLLAMLLTGLKQIQNRILCPGMKCCALANLADMLTVFALMEDDPQEVSATVYLDKLATVISVWNSDTQNPYHQQALVEKVKEAERDISLTSLAKLPSETIFIGFEFMCSLLREWGEELQAMLNSSQGTNYDSYRLCDSLTSFSQNLKLYLDSTSLSKEERQVVSELAECVGDFLRKTTRVLKNKGFEKDITASIAMAIIEQKMDRHMEMCYIFASERKWAFSEEWLACLGNNRDLFREPDLVLKLLVTVMEVTMTDRAIPESQIKQVIGLILECYADLSLPDKNKVLSGTLLSWGRKGLSEKLLAYLDGFQEDLNTTFNQLAQSASEQGLANAVASVAHLVILHPEMTVKKMCSMAVVNLGTHKFLAQILTAFPALRFMEEQGPNPSTTFVMSCLRETVWTKFSTPKEEKQFLELLGCLMNPVKPQGIPVAALLEPDEVLKEFVLPFLMLDVQEVDLSLKIFIQTLEANACLEEYWLQTCSPFPLIFSLCQLLDGFSKYWQLPKERRCLSLDGKDLVIHILEILCEIILANAETFSPDTWIKSLSWLHRKLEQLDWTVRLRMKTLFEGHFKCEVPATLFEICKLSEDEWTSQAHPGYGPGTGLLAWMECCYISSSISEQMLSLLVVDVGNPEEVRLFSKGFLVVLVQVMPWCSPQEWQYLYQLTRRLLEKQLLHVPYSLEYIQFVPLLNLKPFAQELQLSVLFLRTFQFLCSQSCHNWLPMEGWSHVVKLLCSSLTSLLDSVRLIQSVGPWAQEQDLTQETLFFYTQVFCHVLHIMAMLHQEVCEPLYVLALEILTCYETLSKANPSGSSLLQKVNEQRFLKSIAENISPEERRQTLLQKISNF, via the coding sequence ATGACTATTCTGCATGGGGGCTTTTTGCTCGCCGAGCAGCTGTTCCACCCCAAGGCGCTGACAGAATTGACAAAGTCTGACTGGGAACGCGTTGGGCAGCCCATTGTGGAGGCCCTGAGGGAGATCTCCTCCGCCACAGCACGCTCCCAGCCCTTTGCCTGGAAGAAGAAAGCTCTGATCATCATCTGGGCCAAGGTTCTTCAGCCCTACCCTGTCACCCCGTCAGACGCTGACACTCGGTGGCAGGAAGATGTGTTCTTCTCAGTAGGCAACATGATCCCTACCATCAATCACACGGTCCTTTTTGAGCTGCTCAAGTCGCTGGAAGCTTCTGGACTCTTTATCCAGCTCCTGATGGCCCTGCCCACCACTATCTGCCGTGCAGAGCTGGAACGCTTTTTGGAGCACATGTCTATTGACACTTCTTCAAAGGATGTGGCCTTTTTCCTCAGTGTCTGGTGGGAAATGATGAAGCACAAAGGCAATCAGCAGGACCCCCTGCTCTCCCAGTTTAGAACAATGGCCCATAAGTACTTGTCCTCTTCAGATGAGTTCTCCCATCCTCCGAAGAGGTTTAAGTCAGACCCAGATGTGTGTCCCACTATGCCCCTGTTGGCCATGCTGCTCACTGGGCTGAAGCAAATCCAAAATCGAATCCTGTGCCCAGGGATGAAGTGCTGTGCATTGGCCAACTTGGCAGACATGCTGACCGTGTTTGCGCTGATGGAGGATGACCCCCAGGAAGTGTCCGCAACCGTGTATCTGGACAAACTGGCCACGGTGATCTCCGTGTGGAATTCGGACACCCAGAACCCGTACCACCAACAGGCGCTGGTGGAGAAGGTAAAGGAGGCGGAACGGGACATCAGCCTGACCTCCCTGGCCAAGCTTCCGAGCGAGACGATTTTCATCGGGTTTGAGTTCATGTGCAGCCTGCTgcgggagtggggggaggagctgcAGGCCATGCTCAACAGCAGCCAGGGGACAAATTATGACAGCTACCGGCTGTGCGACAGCCTGACCTCCTTCAGCCAGAACCTGAAGCTCTACCTGGATTCTACCAGCTTGTccaaggaggagaggcaggtaGTCTCAGAGCTGGCAGAGTGTGTTGGGGACTTCCTGAGGAAAACCACCAGGGTGCTGAAGAACAAGGGCTTTGAGAAGGACATCACTGCCTCCATTGCCATGGCCATTATTGAGCAGAAGATGGACCGACATATGGAAATGTGCTACATTTTTGCTTCTGAGAGGAAGTGGGCCTTCTCGGAGGAGTGGCTAGCCTGTCTGGGGAACAACCGGGACCTCTTCCGAGAGCCAGACTTGGTGTTAAAGCTGCTGGTAACTGTGATGGAAGTTACCATGACAGACAGAGCCATCCCTGAATCTCAGATCAAACAAGTGATCGGCTTGATTCTAGAATGTTATGCAGACCTCTCGCTGCCAGATAAAAACAAAGTCCTCTCGGGCACCCTGCTCTCCTGGGGGCGGAAGGGTCTCTCTGAGAAGTTGTTGGCTTACTTGGATGGGTTTCAGGAGGACCTCAATACAACTTTTAACCAGCTTGCACAGAGTGCCTCTGAACAGGGCTTAGCTAACGCTGTAGCCTCTGTGGCCCACCTGGTAATATTGCACCCGGAGATGACAGTGAAGAAAATGTGCAGCATGGCTGTGGTCAATCTTGGCACCCACAAGTTCCTGGCTCAGATTCTCACTGCCTTCCCTGCCCTTAGGTTCATGGAAGAGCAGGGTCCAAATCCATCCACTACTTTTGTGATGTCATGCCTCAGAGAAACCGTCTGGACAAAGTTCTCCACacccaaagaagaaaagcaatttttgGAGCTCCTGGGCTGCCTAATGAATCCTGTAAAGCCCCAGGGTATCCCGGTCGCTGCTCTTCTTGAGCCAGATGAGGTGCTGAAGGAGTTCGTCCTGCCTTTCTTGATGCTGGATGTCCAAGAGGTGGACCTCAGCTTGAAGATCTTCATCCAGACTCTGGAAGCAAATGCGTGTTTAGAGGAATACTGGCTCCAGACGTGTTCTCCGTTCCCCCTCATCTTCAGCCTGTGCCAGCTGCTGGATGGCTTCAGCAAATACTGGCAGCTCCCCAAGGAGAGACGGTGCCTCTCTTTGGATGGGAAGGATCTGGTGATCCATATCCTGGAGATCCTCTGTGAGATTATATTGGCGAATGCTGAGACCTTCTCCCCGGACACCTGGATCAAGTCCCTGTCTTGGCTCCACCGGAAGTTGGAGCAGCTCGACTGGACGGTGCGCCTGAGAATGAAGACCCTCTTTGAGGGCCACTTCAAGTGTGAGGTGCCGGCCACACTTTTTGAGATCTGTAAGCTTTCTGAGGACGAGTGGACCTCCCAGGCCCACCCTGGGTATGGCCCAGGCACAGGGCTGCTTGCCTGGATGGAGTGCTGCTACATCTCCAGCAGCATCTCCGAGCAGATGCTGTCCCTCTTGGTGGTAGATGTGGGCAACCCTGAAGAGGTGAGACTGTTCAGCAAGGGCTTTCTGGTGGTCCTGGTACAAGTCATGCCTTGGTGCAGCCCCCAAGAGTGGCAGTACCTGTACCAGTTGACCAGGAGACTGCTGGAGAAACAACTCCTGCACGTCCCTTATAGCCTGGAATATATTCAGTTTGTTCCTCTGCTCAACCTGAAGCCCTTTGCCCAGGAGCTCCAACTCTCCGTACTCTTCCTGAGAACTTTCCAGTTTCTCTGCAGTCAGAGTTGTCATAATTGGCTTCCTATGGAAGGCTGGAGCCATGTAGTCAAACTTCTGTGTAGCAGTCTGACCAGTCTCCTGGACTCGGTTAGGTTGATACAGTCAGTTGGCCCTTGGGCTCAAGAACAGGACCTGACCCAGGAGACCCTGTTTTTCTATACCCAGGTGTTCTGTCATGTTCTGCACATCATGGCCATGCTCCACCAAGAGGTGTGTGAACCGCTGTATGTTTTGGCCTTGGAAATCCTCACCTGCTACGAAACGCTGAGCAAGGCCAACCCTTCTGGTAGCTCCTTGCTCCAGAAGGTAAACGAGCAGCGCTTCTTAAAGTCCATCGCTGAGAACATAAGCCCTGAGGAACGGCGCCAAACCCTGCTGCAGAAGATCAGCAACTTCTGA
- the LOC117795426 gene encoding atherin-like, producing MAATLAAARAAPPPRRPECGAGATAQWVARRGRDNGPRLSPRPPSPLRLGAAGLSPPAAPRARAVLTSRFAAPKQPGPQRPLPARGLQPANSFQRPASAPPMCQVEFEMACAAIKQLKGPVSDQEKLLVYSFYKQATQGDCNIPSPPATDVKAKAKWEAWNENRGMSKMDAMRIYVAKVEELKKNDTG from the exons ATGGCGGCGACGCTGGCGGCCGCGCGGGCCGCCCCTCCCCCGCGACGCCCCGAGTGCGGCGCAGGCGCCACGGCACAATGGGTGGCTCGGCGGGGGCGGGACAATGGGCCGCGCCTCAGTCCCCGCCCACCATCTCCGCTCAGGCTCGGCGCCGCCGGCCTCAGTCCTCCCGCCGCTCCGCGCGCACGCGCAGTCCTCACCAGCAGGTTCGCGGCGCCCAAGCAGCCCGGCCCACAGCGCCCCCTACCAGCCCGAGGCCTCCAACCAGCCAACAG CTTCCAGCGCCCGGCCTCAGCTCCCCCAATGTGCCAAGTGGAGTTTGAGATGGCTTGCGCTGCTATCAAGCAGTTGAAGGGACCTGTGAGTGATCAGGAGAAACTGTTAGTGTACAGCTTCTACAAACAGGCCACCCAGGGCGATTGCAACATTCCTTCCCCGCCTGCTACAGATGTGAAAGCCAAGGCCAAGTGGGAGGCATGGAACGAGAACAGAGGGATGTCCAAGATGGATGCCATGAGGATCTATGTTGCCAAAGTGGAAGAACTGAAGAAAAACGATACTGGTTAA